One genomic region from Parerythrobacter aestuarii encodes:
- a CDS encoding BCCT family transporter encodes MTSEQSETAGSTGSIEPPLRELPISTAESGFYDGFSTHVAIPAKIIVSILIVWAIVFPTHASETLALANETIIREFAGWYVFLVAFLVVVSLLLAMVPQSGTLRLGAPGERPEFSRFSWFSMLFGAGIGIGMLTYSTGEPLAHFQSNPDTIRGLVEPASIAAVPSAYEYTFLHWGLGAWATYALVGLGVGYVAYRRSLPLTIRSSLAPLFGLRMSGSAGHIVDIVAVVATILGVAVTMGLGVEQFVAGLYRLGFGEWLLNRNGTSSTAAIVVALLLLVGASTLSALSGVGRGIKWLSNLNMGLSFLLLAVFLFFGAGLYGLELLFNGLWDYIVNLPQMTVTLWTSDGTAIGDALAQWQLDWSVFYWAWWIAFAPFVGMFIARISRGRTVREYVFGVILVPSLMCFIWMALAGGTAIQLELDGTAQGAILAAGISDQIYATITALTNPGMAYVLSGLVVILLMTYLITSADSAILIVNTINGAGEDEGGRQRHIIFWGAALALVVGSMLILGGIDAIRVTMIIGALPFSVVVLLMAISICKAITWDVIRKRQGVETHCPDILADAASKAG; translated from the coding sequence GTGACATCTGAGCAGAGCGAAACCGCAGGCAGCACTGGCAGTATTGAGCCTCCTCTTCGCGAACTACCGATCTCGACTGCAGAATCCGGATTTTATGACGGCTTCAGCACACACGTTGCCATTCCCGCAAAGATTATTGTCAGCATCCTCATTGTCTGGGCTATCGTTTTCCCGACCCACGCCAGCGAGACACTCGCGCTGGCCAATGAGACCATCATTCGCGAATTTGCCGGCTGGTACGTGTTCCTGGTGGCCTTCCTGGTGGTGGTTTCGCTGCTGCTGGCGATGGTTCCGCAATCAGGCACATTGCGGCTCGGCGCGCCCGGAGAGCGCCCGGAATTCTCGCGCTTTTCATGGTTCTCCATGCTGTTTGGTGCCGGCATCGGCATTGGCATGCTGACCTATTCGACCGGTGAACCGCTGGCCCATTTCCAGAGCAATCCGGACACTATCCGGGGGCTGGTCGAACCGGCCAGCATTGCAGCGGTTCCGTCGGCCTACGAATATACCTTCTTGCACTGGGGGCTTGGGGCCTGGGCGACCTATGCGCTGGTCGGACTGGGTGTCGGTTATGTCGCTTATCGCAGGAGCCTGCCCTTGACGATAAGGTCCAGCCTCGCGCCCTTGTTCGGACTTCGTATGTCGGGGAGCGCCGGGCATATTGTCGACATTGTAGCGGTCGTGGCGACCATCCTGGGCGTAGCGGTGACGATGGGCCTCGGGGTGGAGCAATTCGTGGCCGGGCTCTACCGCCTGGGTTTTGGTGAGTGGCTTCTCAACCGGAATGGTACATCTTCGACCGCAGCGATTGTCGTGGCGTTGCTGTTGCTGGTCGGGGCATCGACGCTCTCGGCGCTGTCCGGTGTGGGGCGGGGTATCAAGTGGCTTTCCAACCTCAACATGGGGTTGTCGTTCCTCTTGCTGGCCGTGTTCCTGTTTTTTGGTGCGGGCCTCTATGGATTGGAACTGCTGTTTAACGGCCTGTGGGATTACATCGTCAACTTGCCGCAAATGACAGTGACCCTGTGGACGTCCGACGGGACCGCGATTGGCGATGCTCTGGCGCAATGGCAGCTCGACTGGTCGGTGTTCTATTGGGCCTGGTGGATTGCATTTGCGCCCTTTGTCGGGATGTTCATCGCCCGGATTTCGCGCGGGCGGACCGTGCGGGAATACGTCTTTGGCGTGATCCTCGTCCCTTCGCTGATGTGCTTTATCTGGATGGCACTTGCCGGCGGGACAGCGATCCAGCTGGAACTTGACGGGACAGCACAGGGGGCGATCCTGGCGGCGGGCATTTCGGACCAAATCTATGCCACCATCACGGCGCTGACCAACCCGGGCATGGCCTACGTGTTATCCGGCCTCGTCGTCATCCTATTGATGACATACCTTATCACGTCGGCTGACAGCGCTATCCTGATCGTCAACACGATCAATGGTGCAGGCGAGGATGAAGGTGGCCGCCAGCGCCACATCATTTTCTGGGGGGCTGCCCTCGCGCTGGTGGTGGGCAGCATGCTCATCCTTGGGGGGATCGATGCCATCCGTGTAACCATGATCATCGGCGCGCTGCCATTTTCTGTGGTGGTCCTGCTGATGGCGATCAGCATCTGCAAGGCGATTACCTGGGATGTGATACGAAAGCGGCAGGGGGTCGAGACGCATTGCCCGGATATCCTGGCGGATGCTGCGAGCAAGGCAGGCTGA
- a CDS encoding tryptophan halogenase family protein gives MSEGPAPKVVILGGGSAGWITACLLHQRWAGKGGSVTVVESTDIGIIGVGEGSTPQLKAFFDMLGIEEAEWMSACNATYKLGIRFSGWSELSGFESYFHPFPGPVDLHTEPAFIHSCALARRGFEVPAHPDDWFLAAALAAAGKSPHPEANFPFAPSYGYHFDAHSLGGFLREWATARGLVHMDRKVEEVELNDGGDVSALICSNGERVEGDFFIDCSGFRSMIAQEALGVEFLPFDENLFCDRAVVVPTPHEERFKPQTEAIAMAAGWRWSIPLTTRVGNGYVYASRYISDEDAEAELRAALGDPEGDARLLKMKVGRVYDSWHRNCLAVGLSQGFIEPLEATALHIVIATAVEFANAFEAGGYGSQNRDAFNASIAARYESIRDYIVAHYRLNRRNDTAFWRDNAANEKLSDPLKGIMTAWFRQRNMAEAISELRIGQAYPNLSWHCLFAGYGTFPEKKQPLPDAATDPEESLREVSRILEASIRNFPSNAMN, from the coding sequence ATGAGCGAAGGCCCCGCACCCAAGGTAGTCATTCTGGGCGGCGGCAGCGCTGGGTGGATTACTGCCTGTCTCCTGCACCAGCGCTGGGCCGGAAAAGGTGGCTCGGTCACAGTGGTTGAAAGCACGGATATCGGCATCATCGGTGTCGGGGAAGGCTCGACGCCGCAGCTCAAGGCCTTCTTCGACATGCTCGGTATCGAGGAGGCCGAGTGGATGTCGGCGTGCAACGCTACCTACAAGCTCGGGATACGCTTTAGTGGCTGGAGCGAACTGTCGGGTTTCGAGAGCTATTTCCATCCATTTCCCGGCCCTGTCGACCTCCATACAGAGCCTGCATTCATTCACAGTTGTGCACTCGCCAGGCGTGGCTTCGAGGTGCCCGCACATCCTGATGACTGGTTTCTGGCCGCGGCCCTGGCCGCAGCCGGCAAGTCACCGCACCCAGAGGCGAATTTCCCCTTCGCGCCCAGTTATGGCTACCATTTCGATGCTCACAGCCTCGGTGGTTTCTTGCGCGAATGGGCCACCGCGCGCGGACTGGTTCATATGGATCGCAAGGTCGAGGAGGTTGAGCTCAACGATGGCGGTGATGTCAGCGCATTGATCTGCTCCAATGGCGAGCGCGTGGAAGGCGACTTCTTCATCGATTGCTCCGGCTTCCGCTCAATGATCGCCCAGGAAGCACTTGGTGTTGAATTCCTGCCTTTCGATGAGAACCTGTTCTGCGACCGGGCGGTTGTCGTTCCTACGCCGCATGAGGAACGGTTCAAACCGCAGACCGAAGCAATCGCCATGGCGGCGGGTTGGCGCTGGTCGATCCCGCTGACAACCCGGGTCGGGAACGGCTACGTCTACGCGTCGCGCTACATCTCGGACGAGGATGCAGAGGCAGAACTGCGGGCCGCTCTCGGCGATCCGGAGGGAGATGCACGGCTTTTGAAGATGAAGGTCGGGCGAGTGTATGACAGCTGGCACCGTAACTGTCTTGCCGTCGGCCTTTCGCAAGGTTTCATCGAACCACTCGAAGCCACTGCGCTGCACATCGTCATCGCTACTGCGGTGGAGTTCGCGAACGCGTTCGAAGCAGGGGGATACGGTTCGCAGAATCGCGATGCCTTCAATGCATCGATCGCTGCACGCTACGAAAGCATACGGGATTACATCGTAGCGCATTACCGCCTCAATCGCAGGAACGACACCGCCTTCTGGCGCGACAATGCCGCCAACGAAAAATTGTCGGATCCTCTCAAGGGAATCATGACTGCGTGGTTCAGGCAACGCAATATGGCCGAAGCGATCAGTGAGTTGCGGATTGGCCAGGCCTACCCCAACCTCAGTTGGCACTGCCTCTTTGCAGGGTACGGTACATTCCCCGAAAAGAAGCAACCGCTCCCTGATGCGGCGACAGACCCCGAGGAAAGTTTGCGCGAGGTTTCGCGCATTCTCGAAGCTTCGATCAGGAATTTTCCATCGAACGCCATGAACTAA
- a CDS encoding glycoside hydrolase family 97 protein encodes MRMLFAAASSLALATPLAAAEVSSPDGRITVEMDVDGDGVPFYRVERDGKELIAESDLGFLFTDEEPMRRNFVVVGESVTGSDTTWEQPWGERRYVRDYHNELFVTFEETRDTSERVLSVRMRVFDDGIGFRYEFSEPEDGETRIAEELTEFVIAPKGTAWWIPGGAFNRYEYLYNQTPIDGVSVAHTPMTVRLEDGTHLSFHEAALVDYAGMWLLRQEGQRFRAQLAPSSRGAKVVRKGAFNTPWRTIRISDDAAGLVESNLELNLNEPNALGDVSYFEPAKYIGIWWGMISNRWTWAQGDRHGATTERAKQYIDFAAEHGFRGVLIEGWNVGWDGNWFGNGRDYSFTQSYPDFDFEAVTAYAKSKGVRLIGHHETGGNIDVYEKQLAAGLDLYAAHGVDVIKTGYVADAGGIISCNADEADPCAGEVFEWHDGQRQVQHHLHVVKEAAKRGIAINPHEPVKDTGLRRTYPNWVAREGARGQEYNAWGAFSNGPDHEPTLVYTRMLSGPMDYTPGVLGLVGDNDYPIASTLAKQLGLYLAIYSPIQMAADFVESLEAHPKELEFIKAVPADWAESHLIEGAVGDYAIFARKDRSSEDWYVGGVNDATERTLTLDFDFLEEGTRYTVTVWKDGPEATYLTEKRHDIAYETLTLKKGDSYQVRLAPGGGLAIQLKPQE; translated from the coding sequence ATGCGTATGCTGTTCGCTGCCGCTTCCTCGCTCGCGCTTGCGACCCCGCTGGCTGCAGCCGAGGTCTCTTCGCCCGATGGGCGCATCACCGTTGAAATGGATGTCGATGGCGATGGCGTGCCCTTCTATCGGGTCGAACGCGACGGCAAGGAACTGATCGCTGAAAGCGACTTGGGCTTCCTGTTCACCGACGAAGAGCCGATGCGGCGCAATTTCGTTGTGGTCGGCGAAAGCGTGACCGGCTCCGACACGACGTGGGAACAGCCCTGGGGCGAGCGACGCTATGTGCGCGACTATCACAATGAGCTGTTCGTCACTTTCGAGGAGACCCGCGACACCAGCGAGCGGGTACTCTCGGTGCGGATGCGGGTGTTCGATGACGGGATCGGTTTTCGCTACGAATTCAGCGAACCTGAAGATGGCGAGACACGGATCGCCGAGGAGCTCACTGAATTCGTCATCGCGCCTAAAGGCACGGCATGGTGGATTCCCGGCGGTGCATTCAACCGCTACGAATATCTCTACAACCAGACTCCGATCGACGGTGTCTCCGTTGCCCATACGCCGATGACAGTGCGGCTGGAGGATGGCACGCATCTGTCGTTCCATGAAGCCGCGCTGGTCGACTATGCCGGGATGTGGCTGCTGCGGCAGGAAGGGCAGCGTTTCCGCGCCCAGCTCGCGCCGTCGAGCCGGGGCGCGAAAGTGGTTCGCAAGGGTGCATTCAACACGCCGTGGCGCACCATCCGCATCAGCGACGATGCCGCCGGGCTGGTCGAAAGCAATCTCGAGCTCAATCTCAACGAACCCAATGCGCTCGGTGATGTCAGCTATTTCGAACCCGCCAAATATATCGGCATCTGGTGGGGCATGATCTCCAACCGCTGGACCTGGGCGCAGGGCGATCGGCACGGCGCGACGACCGAGCGGGCCAAGCAGTATATCGATTTCGCCGCCGAGCATGGCTTCCGCGGCGTGCTGATCGAGGGCTGGAACGTTGGTTGGGATGGCAACTGGTTCGGCAATGGCCGCGACTACAGCTTCACGCAAAGCTATCCCGATTTCGATTTCGAAGCGGTCACGGCCTATGCCAAGTCCAAGGGTGTTCGCCTGATCGGCCACCACGAAACCGGCGGAAATATAGACGTTTACGAGAAGCAACTCGCCGCAGGCCTCGATCTCTATGCGGCTCATGGGGTCGATGTGATCAAGACCGGCTATGTCGCCGATGCAGGCGGAATTATCTCCTGCAATGCCGACGAGGCCGATCCTTGCGCAGGCGAGGTTTTCGAGTGGCATGACGGCCAGCGCCAGGTGCAGCACCATTTGCACGTGGTGAAGGAAGCCGCCAAGCGTGGCATCGCGATCAACCCGCACGAGCCGGTCAAGGACACCGGCCTGCGCCGCACCTATCCCAACTGGGTGGCCCGTGAAGGCGCGCGGGGCCAGGAATACAATGCCTGGGGCGCATTCTCCAACGGTCCCGACCACGAGCCGACGCTGGTCTATACCCGCATGTTGTCCGGCCCGATGGACTATACACCGGGTGTCTTGGGGTTGGTGGGTGACAATGACTATCCTATAGCTTCGACGCTGGCGAAGCAGCTGGGGCTTTACCTGGCGATTTATTCGCCGATCCAGATGGCGGCAGACTTCGTCGAAAGCCTTGAGGCGCATCCGAAGGAGCTCGAGTTCATCAAGGCCGTCCCGGCCGACTGGGCGGAGAGCCATCTGATCGAAGGCGCAGTCGGCGATTATGCCATCTTCGCGCGGAAAGATCGTAGTTCCGAGGACTGGTATGTCGGAGGGGTCAACGACGCGACCGAGCGCACACTGACGCTAGACTTCGACTTCCTCGAGGAGGGGACAAGGTACACAGTCACGGTGTGGAAGGATGGCCCCGAGGCGACCTATCTGACCGAGAAGCGTCACGACATCGCCTATGAAACCCTGACCCTGAAGAAAGGTGACAGTTACCAGGTGCGCCTGGCACCAGGTGGCGGGCTGGCAATACAGCTCAAGCCGCAAGAGTGA
- a CDS encoding alpha-amylase family glycosyl hydrolase: MATANEPSVQPVPDLPWWKGAVIYQIYPRSFMDSNGDGVGDLPGITQRLDHVAALGVDAIWISPFFTSPMKDFGYDVADYCDVDPLFGTLVDFDALVERAHALGLKVLIDQVYSHTSDEHPWFVESRQNRHNAKADWYVWADAKPDGSPPSNWQSVFGGPAWTWDARRGQYYMHNFLSGQPQINGHNPDVQDALLGVARFWLDRGVDGFRIDALNFMMHDPELRDNPAAPPSDKPRSRPFDFQLKQHNMSHPAIPEFIARIRALTDSYDAVFTVAEVGGDEAEAEMKAFTAGEDHLNSAYGFNFLYADRLTPGLVCSALAQWPADKDVGWPSWAFENHDAPRALSRWCAPEHRDAFARMKMVLLMCLRGNAIIYYGEELGLTQVDIPFEQLHDPEALANWPMTLSRDGARTPMPWEAGAACSGFGSAQPWLPVGAENASKAVDRQEHEDTSLLAFTRHAIALRNANPALHHGAVSGCSAYGTLLDLIREADGQRVRCLLNMGPEAISLSDASGKTLFAGNSATPDTLPPYGVLILET, from the coding sequence ATGGCGACCGCGAACGAGCCTTCAGTTCAGCCCGTGCCTGATTTGCCTTGGTGGAAAGGTGCGGTGATCTATCAGATCTATCCGCGCAGCTTCATGGATTCCAACGGCGATGGCGTTGGGGACCTACCCGGCATCACTCAGCGGCTCGATCATGTTGCCGCGCTGGGCGTCGATGCAATCTGGATCAGCCCGTTTTTCACATCGCCGATGAAGGACTTCGGCTACGATGTCGCCGATTACTGTGATGTCGATCCGCTGTTCGGAACGCTGGTGGATTTCGATGCGCTGGTCGAGCGCGCTCATGCACTGGGCCTCAAGGTCCTGATCGACCAGGTCTACTCCCACACATCCGACGAACACCCATGGTTCGTGGAAAGCCGCCAGAACAGGCACAACGCCAAGGCGGACTGGTATGTGTGGGCCGATGCCAAGCCCGACGGGTCGCCTCCTTCCAACTGGCAAAGCGTATTCGGCGGCCCGGCGTGGACCTGGGATGCGCGCCGCGGCCAATATTACATGCACAATTTCCTGAGCGGGCAGCCCCAAATCAACGGGCACAACCCGGATGTGCAGGATGCCTTGCTTGGGGTTGCGAGATTTTGGCTCGATCGGGGAGTGGACGGCTTCCGCATCGATGCGCTCAACTTCATGATGCATGATCCTGAGCTGCGCGATAATCCGGCCGCCCCGCCAAGCGACAAGCCACGCAGCCGACCGTTCGATTTCCAGCTCAAGCAGCACAATATGTCGCACCCGGCGATCCCCGAATTCATCGCTCGGATCCGCGCGCTGACCGACAGCTATGATGCGGTATTCACCGTCGCCGAAGTCGGTGGCGACGAGGCCGAAGCGGAGATGAAGGCTTTCACCGCGGGCGAGGACCACCTGAACTCCGCCTACGGCTTCAACTTCCTTTATGCCGACCGCCTGACCCCGGGTCTCGTTTGCTCGGCGCTGGCGCAATGGCCTGCTGATAAAGATGTCGGCTGGCCCAGTTGGGCATTCGAGAACCATGATGCACCGCGCGCTCTGTCGCGCTGGTGTGCACCGGAACATCGTGACGCCTTTGCACGGATGAAGATGGTGCTGCTGATGTGTCTGCGCGGCAATGCCATCATTTATTACGGCGAAGAGCTGGGGCTGACGCAGGTCGATATCCCGTTCGAGCAGCTGCATGATCCGGAAGCTCTCGCCAATTGGCCGATGACCTTGTCGCGAGACGGTGCCCGCACGCCGATGCCGTGGGAAGCCGGGGCCGCATGCTCGGGTTTCGGCTCAGCCCAGCCTTGGCTTCCCGTGGGAGCGGAAAATGCCTCAAAGGCAGTCGACAGGCAGGAGCACGAGGATACTTCGCTGCTGGCCTTCACTCGCCACGCGATCGCTCTGCGCAACGCCAATCCGGCCCTCCATCACGGCGCAGTCAGCGGCTGCAGTGCATATGGCACCCTGCTTGACCTCATCCGTGAGGCAGATGGGCAGCGCGTACGGTGCTTGCTGAACATGGGGCCGGAAGCGATTTCACTTTCCGACGCCAGCGGGAAGACCCTGTTCGCTGGCAACAGCGCGACCCCCGATACCCTGCCGCCCTACGGCGTGCTGATCCTGGAGACTTGA
- a CDS encoding alpha-amylase family glycosyl hydrolase yields MIRTLPIALATMLAACSLTAQEAVPQATADLRARPVTDEVIYFVLPDRFANGDAANDLGGYEDDRLVSGYDPTHKGFYHGGDLKGLTEKLDYIQGMGVTAIWFAPIFKNKPVQGPKGDESAGYHGYWVTDFTQVDPHFGSNDDFKAFVDAAHARGMKVYMDIITNHTADVIRYAEDQYQYRNKGDYPYSTRGGPDGDRINQGFAGDGDPSEANWARLTDPGFAYTPVVPEAEKDVKVPAWLNNPIYYHNRGDSFWIGESSVYGDFVGLDDLATEHPRVVAGMIEIFGSWIDRFGIDGFRIDTAKHVNPQFWQAFVPAMLERAEAKGIPNFHIFGEIAYESPDAVTSARVMADSGLPYALDMGFAKAAQLVASGAQPPRVMAEFLEQDSIYPGGPATATGLPTFLGNHDFGRFSMFVRQGASGASQEELLERVKLGHAMMFLLRGVPTIYYGDEQGFISDGNDQLAREDMFPSRVDFYNDNDLLGTDKTTADDNFNASHPLYRLIADLAAVRLGNPALTRGLSTIRAFDHEGPGLLAVERRDADSGRRVLVAFNTSGEPVTRNIEIDYRAEGIEVLLGNCPGSIAAPGAVTVALPAFGFAACELIVGEGN; encoded by the coding sequence ATGATCCGCACGCTCCCCATTGCGCTCGCCACGATGCTTGCGGCCTGCTCGCTGACAGCGCAGGAAGCCGTGCCGCAAGCGACTGCGGACCTGCGCGCGCGGCCGGTGACCGACGAGGTGATCTACTTCGTCCTGCCAGATCGCTTCGCCAATGGCGATGCCGCGAACGACCTGGGCGGCTACGAGGATGACCGCCTCGTCTCCGGCTACGATCCGACCCACAAGGGCTTCTATCACGGTGGCGACCTCAAGGGGCTGACGGAGAAGCTCGACTATATCCAGGGCATGGGCGTGACCGCGATCTGGTTCGCGCCGATCTTCAAGAACAAGCCGGTGCAGGGGCCGAAGGGCGACGAGAGCGCGGGCTATCACGGCTACTGGGTGACCGATTTCACGCAGGTCGATCCGCATTTCGGCAGCAATGACGATTTCAAGGCCTTCGTCGACGCCGCGCACGCGCGCGGGATGAAGGTTTATATGGACATCATCACCAACCACACCGCCGATGTAATCCGCTATGCCGAGGACCAGTACCAGTATCGCAACAAGGGCGATTACCCTTACTCCACCCGCGGCGGGCCCGATGGCGATCGGATCAACCAAGGCTTCGCCGGCGATGGCGACCCGAGCGAGGCCAACTGGGCGCGGCTGACCGATCCCGGCTTCGCCTACACGCCGGTAGTCCCCGAGGCCGAGAAGGACGTGAAGGTCCCGGCCTGGCTCAACAATCCGATCTATTACCACAATCGCGGCGACAGCTTCTGGATTGGTGAAAGCAGTGTCTATGGCGACTTCGTCGGGCTGGACGACCTTGCCACCGAGCATCCGCGCGTGGTCGCAGGCATGATTGAGATCTTCGGCAGCTGGATCGACCGCTTCGGCATCGACGGCTTCCGCATCGACACGGCAAAGCATGTCAATCCGCAGTTCTGGCAAGCCTTCGTGCCGGCCATGCTGGAACGCGCAGAGGCCAAAGGTATCCCCAACTTCCACATCTTCGGCGAGATTGCCTACGAGAGCCCCGACGCGGTCACTTCCGCCCGGGTGATGGCCGACAGCGGACTGCCCTATGCGCTCGACATGGGCTTCGCCAAAGCCGCGCAGCTGGTTGCCAGCGGGGCACAGCCGCCACGGGTGATGGCGGAATTCCTCGAGCAGGATTCGATCTATCCCGGCGGACCGGCGACCGCGACGGGGCTCCCGACTTTCCTTGGCAACCACGATTTCGGCCGCTTCTCGATGTTCGTGCGGCAGGGTGCGTCTGGTGCCTCGCAGGAAGAACTGCTCGAGCGGGTCAAACTCGGCCACGCGATGATGTTCCTGCTGCGCGGCGTACCGACGATCTATTACGGTGACGAGCAGGGCTTCATTTCCGACGGCAACGACCAGCTGGCGCGGGAGGACATGTTCCCGAGCCGAGTCGATTTCTACAATGACAACGACCTGCTAGGCACCGACAAGACCACGGCGGACGACAATTTCAACGCCAGTCATCCGCTCTATCGCCTGATCGCTGATCTCGCGGCTGTCCGACTGGGCAACCCGGCGCTGACACGTGGGCTTTCCACCATCCGCGCCTTCGACCATGAGGGGCCGGGCCTGCTTGCGGTCGAGCGGCGCGATGCCGACAGCGGACGACGGGTGCTGGTGGCCTTCAACACCTCAGGTGAGCCGGTAACGCGCAACATCGAGATCGACTATCGCGCTGAGGGCATCGAAGTTCTGCTCGGCAATTGCCCGGGCAGCATCGCGGCACCCGGTGCTGTTACGGTAGCGCTGCCCGCTTTCGGTTTCGCTGCCTGCGAACTCATCGTGGGGGAGGGGAACTGA
- a CDS encoding tryptophan halogenase family protein — MNQDVSSPIVIAGGGTAGWMAAATLGRFAGRKVVLVESDAIGTVGVGEATIPQIRLFNAALGIDEAEFLRETRGTFKLAIEFAGWSGEGSSYLHAFGNVGHGAGILPFQHYWLRARQVGMAGSLSDYCLNDRAARAGKMQMWPPQAGQAAPDMPWAYHFDASLYAGYLRRYAEAHGVERIEGNISKVERDAESGDISALVLDGDRSVEGGFFIDCTGFRSLLLGDTLGVGFDDWSHWLPCDQAVAVPCEAKGHFTPYTRSIARKAGWQWRIPLQHRIGNGHVYSSEFMGEDEATAILLANLDGEPTDEPRVLKFKTGMRSRQWSHNCLALGLASGFMEPLESTSIHLIQSSIARLLQMLPGEAVAPAMRDEFNRQAIFEWSRIRDFLILHYWANGRDGEPFWDRCRAMEIPETLTAKIEAFRASGFIHREHEELFTEQGWLQVLIGQGVMPESYNPIADAMPEAELAAMLARIADSQRKLVHAMPAHAPFLRAYIDPNQTRKTA, encoded by the coding sequence ATGAACCAGGACGTCTCCTCCCCAATCGTGATCGCCGGTGGCGGCACCGCCGGCTGGATGGCTGCAGCCACGCTGGGCCGCTTCGCTGGCCGTAAGGTTGTGCTGGTCGAATCCGATGCGATCGGCACGGTTGGCGTTGGCGAGGCGACGATTCCGCAGATCCGGCTGTTCAATGCCGCGCTCGGTATCGACGAAGCCGAATTCCTGCGCGAGACGCGTGGTACCTTCAAACTGGCGATCGAATTCGCTGGCTGGAGCGGAGAGGGCAGCAGTTATCTCCATGCATTTGGTAATGTCGGCCACGGCGCAGGCATACTGCCGTTCCAGCATTACTGGTTACGGGCAAGACAGGTCGGCATGGCCGGGTCTCTGTCGGACTACTGCCTTAACGACCGCGCCGCGCGGGCGGGCAAGATGCAGATGTGGCCCCCGCAAGCCGGGCAGGCTGCACCGGATATGCCGTGGGCCTATCATTTCGATGCCTCTCTCTACGCCGGGTATCTTCGGCGCTATGCGGAAGCGCACGGGGTCGAGCGGATCGAAGGCAACATTTCCAAAGTCGAACGCGATGCCGAGAGCGGCGATATCTCCGCGCTGGTGCTGGACGGTGATCGCAGCGTAGAGGGCGGGTTCTTCATCGACTGCACTGGCTTCCGTTCGCTTTTGCTTGGCGACACGCTGGGCGTCGGGTTCGATGACTGGAGCCACTGGCTGCCTTGCGACCAGGCCGTTGCGGTTCCTTGCGAAGCGAAAGGTCACTTCACGCCTTACACCCGCTCGATTGCCCGCAAGGCAGGCTGGCAATGGCGTATCCCGCTGCAGCACCGCATTGGCAATGGACATGTCTACAGTTCCGAATTCATGGGTGAGGACGAGGCGACTGCCATCTTGCTCGCCAACCTTGACGGCGAACCCACCGACGAGCCGCGCGTGCTGAAATTCAAGACCGGGATGCGGTCCCGGCAATGGTCGCACAATTGCCTCGCGCTGGGGCTCGCAAGTGGCTTCATGGAGCCGCTGGAGTCGACCAGCATCCACTTGATCCAGTCCTCCATTGCGCGGCTGCTGCAAATGTTGCCGGGCGAAGCCGTTGCCCCCGCGATGCGCGACGAGTTCAACCGGCAGGCCATTTTCGAATGGAGCCGTATCCGCGATTTCCTCATCCTGCATTATTGGGCCAATGGCCGCGACGGCGAGCCCTTCTGGGATCGCTGCCGGGCCATGGAGATTCCGGAAACACTCACGGCGAAGATCGAGGCCTTTCGCGCCAGCGGGTTCATCCACCGCGAGCATGAAGAACTCTTCACCGAGCAGGGCTGGTTGCAGGTGTTGATCGGGCAAGGGGTCATGCCCGAAAGCTACAACCCCATCGCAGATGCCATGCCGGAAGCGGAACTGGCCGCGATGCTGGCGCGGATCGCCGATAGCCAGCGGAAGCTGGTCCACGCCATGCCGGCCCACGCGCCGTTCCTGCGCGCCTATATCGATCCGAACCAGACAAGGAAGACGGCATGA